Genomic window (Primulina eburnea isolate SZY01 chromosome 8, ASM2296580v1, whole genome shotgun sequence):
CATGCACATTGTCCTTTTGCTTTGATACTTTGCTCGTGAGTTGGGAGTGTCGGTATCCAAAAGCTAATCCCTTGGCCACATGCTTGCTTTGATGCCGAAATTCTTTTTCTTTCAACTTTTCCAGACTCGAGACTGTAATTTTATGAAGTGATATTATAACTACCATTGAATTCTGTTTTAGGCAAAGGAACTGATAGCTTTTTATCCAGTTGCTCGGCGCTTTCTCCGACACCGTGCTTCGAATTCTTAAAAGGGTCGTTGAATTGGAGCTGTACATCTTTTCCATAATGGGAACCAGGATCAAGGGGATCTATAAAGGATTCAAACACACACTCTCTCAAATCTTTGGTACCAATCTCCCCTTTTcaactctatatatatatatgtgtgtgtgtctgtgtgtgtgtgtgtgtattgagATGTTTTGTGTTGATTTTTTCGAGCAAGTGTGGAATATTTCTTTATTCTTGTAGTTGTTAAAGAGCGTGAAATGGAGATTGGGTATCCAACGGATGTCAAGCATTTGGCCCATATCGGGTGGGATGGCTCCTCCGGGAATGCTCCCACTTGGGTATGTTATCTATCGCATTTCGTTTCTATTCCTACAATCCCGATGAACTTTCTtgctttaattttattttctcattGATGCAGATGAGTGAATTTAGGACAGTGCCTGATTTCACCGCAACTTCGATTGGGAAATCTGGTTCTGGCCTCTCTCCATGGTCTTCTGTGGgtgggttcttggtttctttcCTCCTCTTTAATTACACGTGTGGAGCTTACTAGTGCATAGATTGAGAGGGGACATTCGGCCATTTGTTTTCTATATCATGTGCGATGTCTGTTTCGTAAAAGATAAAGTTTGTCACGGGTTGCATCTTTTACTTGAATAAGGATGACCCAACACCTGTTTTCATTTCTGGGAGAGATTAACGTCAGGCCTCACTTCCAACGGGATAAGATTCAAGAATGAATTTTGTGAACAAGAGACGATACAATGTACAAGTTGCGGTCTATACCATTCTGTCATCTTATCTTTTGTCCACGAGCCAAACAGTTAATAGAAAGGAAAACATTGGCTCATTTGTCCCAAGTTGTTCACTAATTGATGCGACAAAAGAATGAAAAAAAAGAGAT
Coding sequences:
- the LOC140838809 gene encoding CRIB domain-containing protein RIC6-like, whose translation is MGTRIKGIYKGFKHTLSQIFVVKEREMEIGYPTDVKHLAHIGWDGSSGNAPTWMSEFRTVPDFTATSIGKSGSGLSPWSSVDFGEIARKQSEVETFKEQAMTGLSSVRKQQKRKKSKSTSSPNDSVSSSSTSRAAKTNAKLIC